A segment of the Candidatus Sumerlaea chitinivorans genome:
ATCGGCACCGGCCTTTGTACGAGGCCATCGTGGAACACGCCCGACGCCGCGGCTACGCTGGGGCGACTGTCTTTGAAGGCATCGAGGGATTCGGCATGAGCGGAATTTTCCTTAAGGAGAAGCGGTGGGCTTTAGCAAATGACCGCGAAATGGTCATCGAACTTGTGGACACTCCTCAGCGCTTGGACGCGTTGCTCGAGGAACTCGAGCCAATGCTGGAAGATGTGGTGGTCACGCGTGAACGCGCAAAGGTGGTCCGCTACCTTGGGCATGGGAGGCGATCATGAAACTACCTCAGGAAGGCACACTGCTGCGTATCTTCATTGGTGACTCCGACATGTACCAAGGCAAGCCCCTCTACGAAGCAATTGTCTTGAAGGCACGGGAAATGCATTTGGCCGGCGCCACCGTGCTTAAGGGAATCATGGGGTTTGGCAAGAATAGCCGACTTCATTCTACCAAGCTTTTGGAACTATCAACAGATTTACCGGTGGTGATCGAAATTATAGATACCCAAGAGAACATCTCGCGGTTCCTGCCGGAGCTGGACACCATGATTACCGACGGACTCGTGACCGTCGAAAGCGTTCAGGTCATCAAGTACATTGCACCGGAAAAACGTTCGATCGGTTAGGCGGACTTGAGCATCAGCTTGCCGACAATGGAGAAGGAGCGATTCATGCAAGACCTTTTGCCCTATCTATGGGTTGGGGTGGGGGGATTTCTGGGAGCAAACGCTCGCTACGTGATTGGGCGTGTGGTGGGAGCGTGGCTTGGGCCAAGCTTCCCTTATGCGACATTCTTTATCAATGTGAGCGGTTCGTTCTTGCTTGGCTTCCTGTCAGCGCTTCTGGCAAGCGGCCAACTTCCGCATGCGCGCACTCTGCGCGAGTTTTTCGCTATCGGTTTCTTGGGGGCCTACACAACTTTTTCGACGTTTGAATACGAGACGCGCCAGCTATTCGACGATGGAAGCTGGCTTCTGGCGATGAGCAATATCTTCGGAAGTGTGTTTCTGGGGCTCTTGGGGGTTCACGTCGGAATGGTGTTGGGAAGATCGTGGCGCTAATCGCCGCTTACTCAAGACGGCGATCCAAGGTGCGGTAATTAATCGCCTCGGCGACATGATGCGACTCGATCGCGTCCGAGTCCTCCAAATCGGCAATCGTACGCGCCACCTTGATAATGCGATCGTACGCACGTGCACTAAAGCCGAGCGAATTAAGCGCTGCGACCAACATGGAATGCGCGTCGGCTGTTAGGGGACAAAAGCGTTTTAGGTCGCGCGTTCCCAAATGCGCATTGCAATGGATGCGCGGCAAGCCCGAATAGCGGTGTCGTTGACGTTGGCGGGCCCGATTCACACGCTCGCGAATGCGTTCACTCGGCTCCCCGCTGCCATGTCGTGTTGCCAATTCTGCAACACTCACGGCTGGCACTTCGATGTGCAAATCAATGCGGTCGAGAAGCGGGCCACTCAGCCGCGACCGATACTTTTGGATTTGTTGCGGCGAGCACCGGCAGACTTTCTTTGGATCGGTAGAGTAACCGCAGGGGCAGGGATTCATAGAACCGCAAAGAATAAAACGCGCTGGGAAGGACAGGCTCATGGACGCACGTGAGATGTTTACGACACCGTCCTCAAGAGGCTGGCGCAACACCTCAAGAACCGTGCGTTGGAACTCAGGCATCTCATCGAGAAAGAGCACGCCATTGTGGGCAAGGGAGACCTCGCCCGGCCGTGGGATCGCACCGCC
Coding sequences within it:
- a CDS encoding CrcB protein, coding for MQDLLPYLWVGVGGFLGANARYVIGRVVGAWLGPSFPYATFFINVSGSFLLGFLSALLASGQLPHARTLREFFAIGFLGAYTTFSTFEYETRQLFDDGSWLLAMSNIFGSVFLGLLGVHVGMVLGRSWR